CGGATGGAGAGGACGTTCGTCAGCCGGTCGAGGACTGCCTCCCGGAGCGACTCCCGGTCGCCGTCGAACCCCGTCGTCAGCTCGACGGTCAGCGCCATCCGATCCAGTTCGTCCTCGCGGGAGAGATCGATCCGGTAGTACGGCGCCACCGCGTCGAACTCGAGGACGACGTCCTCGATCTGGCTCGGATACAGGCTGACCCCCCGGACGACGAACTGGTCGTCGGCCCGGCCCGTAACGCTGTCCATTCGGGCCGTCGTTCGGCCACAGCCACACTCGTCGGTAGTGAGCGAGGTGAGATCACCGGTTCGGTAGCGCAACACGGGGAGCGCTTCCTTCGACAGCGAGGTCAGTACCAGTTCTCCCTCCGCTCCCTCCGGGAGCGTCTCGCCCGTCTTCGGATCGATCACCTCGGGGTAGAAGTGGTCCTCCCAGACGTGCATCCCGTTCTGGGCCTCGCGACACTCGACGGCGACGCCGGGGCCGATCAGCTCCGAGAGGCCGTAGTTCTCGATCCCGACCGCGCCGAGCCGCTCCTCGAGTTCCGCGCGCATCGGTTCGGTACAGGGTTCGGCGCCGTACAGCACCGTCGAGAGCGGCAGCTCGCGGGGATCGACGCCCATCTCGTGGGCGGTCTCGGCGAAGTACAGCGCGTACGACGGCGTGCAGGCGAGGACGTCGCTCCCG
This genomic window from Natronococcus occultus SP4 contains:
- the paaK gene encoding phenylacetate--CoA ligase PaaK, which gives rise to MAGTTERAAREERRELQAERLNETVAHAYENVPFYRERLDEAGISPEDVQSVEDIELLPFTTKENFRDEYPDGLFAVDDDELLRIHASSGTTGKPKIVGYTERDLELWDEVMARSMAAAGIDSSDTVQNAYGYGLFTGGLGFHAGAEELGATVIPSGSGNTRRQVELARDLGSDVLACTPSYALYFAETAHEMGVDPRELPLSTVLYGAEPCTEPMRAELEERLGAVGIENYGLSELIGPGVAVECREAQNGMHVWEDHFYPEVIDPKTGETLPEGAEGELVLTSLSKEALPVLRYRTGDLTSLTTDECGCGRTTARMDSVTGRADDQFVVRGVSLYPSQIEDVVLEFDAVAPYYRIDLSREDELDRMALTVELTTGFDGDRESLREAVLDRLTNVLSIRPDVLELVEHDTIERTEVGKVKRVYDHR